TTGTTCTACGGCCTGTCCTTCGGCCTCGGCGGGCTCGCAGCGGCGATCCTCGGCGAAGTCGCCGACTGGATCGGCATCGAGGCGGTCTATCGCATCTGCGCCTTCCTGCCGGCAATCGGCCTGCTCGCCTGGTTCCTGCCGAAGGTGGAGCACCGGCGGGGGTAGACAGCGCTACCGCCGCCGGCGGAACCGAGATCGGATCACTCAATCGGGACAGGCCATCGTTGCGGCACATTGCTTGCCGCAAGAACAACAACAGGACGTGAGTTTCAATGATCTACGAAATGCGCGTGTATCGCTGCTTGCCTGGCCGGCTTCCGGCTTTGCTCGACCGCTTTGACAAGGCCACACTGAAACTGTGGGACAAGCACGGCATCCGGCAAGCCGGGTTCTTCACCACGCTGATCGGGGAGTCCAGTCAGGACCTGACCTATTTCCTGGCCTGGGAGTCGCTCGCCGAGCGCGAGAAGAAATGGACGGCGTTTGCGACCGATCCGGAGTGGACCGAGGCGCGCACCAAGAGTGAAGCGGACGGCCAGATTGTTGGCAACATCGAGAGCCAGATTTTGGCGCCGACGACCTTCTCGGCGGTAAAGTAACCGCCCTTCGACGCAGCGCGGCTTCCCATCGCCCGCCGGCATGCTCTAACTGAGACATGCCGCATGAGCCCGCCACGCAGACCACGGCCGAGACCGCCGAAGCCGACCTCGCCGCCGAGGGC
This sequence is a window from Bosea vestrisii. Protein-coding genes within it:
- a CDS encoding NIPSNAP family protein produces the protein MIYEMRVYRCLPGRLPALLDRFDKATLKLWDKHGIRQAGFFTTLIGESSQDLTYFLAWESLAEREKKWTAFATDPEWTEARTKSEADGQIVGNIESQILAPTTFSAVK